The Drosophila suzukii chromosome X, CBGP_Dsuzu_IsoJpt1.0, whole genome shotgun sequence DNA window CATCGGAATGGAAATGGAATCGAAATTTAATTCGATTTGAATCGGAGGGGATCACGCGATTGGACGGTGGCTTAAAAAGCCCGACTGCAATGCCGCCTCGTCACAGTGAGAACGATGAGCCGCCAACCACTGGGAGTTCTCCTGGTGGCGCTAAGTCTGGCCCGGATTGCGGCCAGGCCAGAGCCCCAGAATCCGTTCGAAAGCCTGAGCCTGGGCGCCATGAGTGTGGCCGGAAATATAGCGGAGGTCGTCCAGAGCGGGGCGGCCATAAACAAGGACCTCAACATCGACAATCCCCTAATGTCCGTGCACTCAAAGACGGCCGTGGGCTATGGGGACGCCATCCGCCCGATGGCGGCCGACTCGTCCGAGGAGGACCGCCGAAGGAGGCGCAGGAGGAGGAGCCTGCACCGCCACAAGCGGGCGCCGTGCTTCTGGAAGATGGGCACTGCCGCCACCACAGCGGCGCCCGCCGACGATGATGTGGAGGCCAGACGCAAGCGGGCCAGGAAGCGGGCCGCCAACAACGCCACGCGGTCCCGCGTGAGTCCCAAAACCACTGGCAAGAAGAAGTTCCAGCGCCGGCGGCGCCAGGCGCCCATGGACCAGAATATGACACCAAACATGGGCGGAACGGATCCCCTGGCTCTGGGCGAAAGGATCAAGACCATGTGGCTATCGTTCGTGGACAACGTCACGGATGTGGTGCAGCAGGTGCGACAGAAAATCTCCGATACGGCCAGCTCTACGGGCTAAGGATTTCCCAGTCCCATCaagtgtatttttttttgtttattaataagTGCAATAAAAGCAAATGGAAACCGGAAACTGAATCGAATTGAATTTTTGCGGGGGAGACTACATGCGCTCGGTCATAGTCGTTATCCAATTGTACCATACGATATGGATAAAGTGACAGTGTCCTGCTCTTTCTTGGAAAATTTCAAAGTGGTTTAGCCTTTAATATTTGTGGTTCAATTGGCTGTTGGTctgaatttaaatttttatttattctatACCCTTGTATATGGTATATTTTTGGTCAGAAGTTTTTACCCAGTGCAGAATACATCTTATAGCAGTTCGTAGTAAGACCGGGCCAAACTTAAATTGTATAGTCAATATAAAAAAGTAGTGTGAAAGTATTAATATGAAACTTTGAATATCCTAATTTTAGTTTAACCTTTGATCAGAGTAAAAATTCAGCTGCCATTGGAACAATCAAATCTAGTATGCTGCACTTCGGTGACTCTTAAGATATTTGCCTATATCTCTCtgttttgtattaaatatttcatattcaattattttttgatttgtaTGAACTTCAAGGGTATTTCAAAGTagtaacaaaaatatttcagtTACCAAAACATAGTCTTCTGTCTATGACAATAATGATTAAAACAGGATTTTAAGAGGTATATCTTTAAATGTTTGTGATATTAaccagcattaaaatatttttaatgaatgttgcatagttctttaaaaaaaaagcgGGGTACTTCGGCCCTATAACTATACCAATCTGGTCATATCAA harbors:
- the LOC108010418 gene encoding uncharacterized protein, which translates into the protein MSRQPLGVLLVALSLARIAARPEPQNPFESLSLGAMSVAGNIAEVVQSGAAINKDLNIDNPLMSVHSKTAVGYGDAIRPMAADSSEEDRRRRRRRRSLHRHKRAPCFWKMGTAATTAAPADDDVEARRKRARKRAANNATRSRVSPKTTGKKKFQRRRRQAPMDQNMTPNMGGTDPLALGERIKTMWLSFVDNVTDVVQQVRQKISDTASSTG